A stretch of Dysidea avara chromosome 5, odDysAvar1.4, whole genome shotgun sequence DNA encodes these proteins:
- the LOC136256938 gene encoding uncharacterized protein has product MSPASQQNRRSNAQAARSNMMRKLKRCSEADVTLTDDQHEEMCSIVCEISDEELEKAFLEGSEHGVGELMKEVWYTDSKRQQQQYLHDQSSNVSGARGNRWSMITIRIALAVYTRSSAAYEALKSFGIIQLPSKSTLQSYTGAFMHDPGARKQCIASQVARYVLFKEQCRESGKQEPKSDGVLIFDEVKVACQLMWNSRIHQLMGLAMTHKELPSLNDIYRLLKEPESVQQTSYYCSFSGVT; this is encoded by the exons ATGTCTCCTGCCAGCCAACAGAACAGAAGGTCTAATGCACAGGCTGCAAGATCTAATATGATGAGGAAATTGAAGAGGTGCAGTGAAGCAGATGTTACTCTAACTGATGATCAGCACGAGGAGATGTGTTCCATTGTTTGTGAGATTAGTGATGAGGAACTAGAGAAGGCATTTTTAGAAGGAAGTGAACATGGTGTGGGCGAGTTGATGAAAGAAGTATGGTACACTGACAGCAAACGTCAACAGCAGCAGTATTTACATGACCAATCTAGTAATG TTTCTGGAGCACGGGGCAACAGGTGGAGCATGATAACTATCAGAATTG CTTTAGCCGTGTATACTAGAAGCTCTGCTGCTTATGAAGCTCTCAAGAGTTTTGGGATCATTCAGTTGCCGTCAAAGTCCACTCTACAGTCTTATACAGGAGCTTTTATGCATGATCCAGGAGCAAGGAAACAGTGTATAGCCAGCCAAGTAGCACGTTATGTGCTTTTTAAAGAGCAATGTAGAGAATCTGGCAAGCAAGAGCCTAAATCAGATGGGGTGCTAATATTTGACGAAGTGAAGGTCGCATGCCAGCTGATGTGGAATTCACGTATTCATCAGTTGATGGGCCTTGCAATGACTCACAAAGAATTACCTTCGCTAAATGATATTTACCGATTGTTGAAAGAGCCTGAGAGCGTCCAGCAAACTTCTTATTACTGCAGTTTCTCTGGCGTGACCTGA